In a single window of the Melioribacteraceae bacterium genome:
- a CDS encoding T9SS type A sorting domain-containing protein has product MFYRIVFFIILLNSLLQAQGTWREVTKMPRPVTEAQIIYNESQSRPQFYIIGGYSDIEQRTVNWIQIYDIFNNTWELIENGINFRRKNFSAALWDSSIVLFGGLQNEVVSTPNAELFSLSKRNSTIFEPSDKYVFDRVYGNCFISKDTLFVLGGNVKSQPYVSAFNLKSKKEVFTVTYQPAEALLDEMGFFKDGFFYLFGGVRFVITKGTKYFDQKKRMVSETPVTLLEPRAGGAAIYNSRLGHGLVIGGYNEGRKALSSVEFVLFNNDNTFSIYRTGSINFARRNPMAANYANTIFLFGGRDADGNIVSQVEQYISSVSDITEESAIPTNFNLFQNYPNPFNPNTSIKFSLPKESNVELKVYNLFGEEVALLLKRFMPVGNHSISFDASGLPSGTYFYKLTAGEYSQAKKMLLLK; this is encoded by the coding sequence ATGTTTTATCGAATTGTATTCTTCATAATACTACTAAATTCACTTCTGCAAGCTCAGGGAACTTGGAGAGAGGTTACAAAAATGCCTCGTCCAGTAACTGAAGCCCAAATAATCTATAATGAAAGTCAATCGCGCCCTCAGTTTTACATTATCGGTGGTTATTCAGATATTGAACAGAGAACGGTCAATTGGATCCAGATTTATGATATATTTAATAATACTTGGGAATTAATTGAGAACGGAATAAATTTTAGAAGGAAAAATTTCTCAGCGGCTTTGTGGGATTCATCCATTGTATTGTTTGGTGGTTTGCAGAATGAAGTAGTTAGCACACCCAACGCTGAATTGTTTAGTCTTTCTAAAAGAAATTCAACAATATTTGAACCAAGTGATAAGTATGTTTTTGATAGAGTTTATGGTAATTGTTTTATTAGTAAGGATACACTATTCGTTCTCGGAGGTAATGTTAAGAGTCAGCCCTACGTTTCTGCATTCAATCTTAAATCAAAAAAAGAAGTTTTTACTGTAACCTACCAGCCGGCCGAAGCTTTACTTGATGAAATGGGTTTTTTCAAAGATGGATTCTTCTATCTTTTTGGTGGTGTACGATTTGTTATAACTAAGGGGACGAAATATTTTGATCAAAAGAAAAGAATGGTTAGTGAGACTCCAGTTACACTCCTTGAACCTAGGGCAGGTGGTGCGGCAATTTATAATTCCAGATTAGGGCATGGGTTAGTCATTGGCGGTTATAATGAAGGGAGAAAAGCTCTTTCATCGGTAGAGTTTGTGTTATTTAATAATGATAATACTTTTTCAATTTATAGAACTGGCAGTATAAATTTTGCCAGAAGAAATCCCATGGCTGCAAACTATGCGAACACAATATTCCTTTTTGGCGGGAGAGATGCGGATGGGAATATTGTCAGTCAAGTTGAACAGTACATTAGTAGTGTTTCGGATATTACTGAGGAGAGCGCAATTCCTACTAACTTTAATTTATTCCAAAATTACCCAAATCCTTTTAACCCGAACACGAGCATTAAATTTTCTTTACCAAAAGAGAGTAATGTTGAGTTAAAAGTGTATAATCTTTTCGGTGAGGAAGTAGCTCTACTTTTAAAAAGATTTATGCCGGTAGGTAATCACTCAATTAGTTTTGATGCATCCGGTTTGCCAAGTGGCACCTACTTTTACAAATTAACAGCCGGTGAATATAGTCAGGCTAAAAAAATGCTTCTACTAAAGTAA